The Salvia miltiorrhiza cultivar Shanhuang (shh) chromosome 2, IMPLAD_Smil_shh, whole genome shotgun sequence DNA window GGCAAttgcaaatttaaaaatattcatCAAGATAGGAGGGGCAATTTACTCATTTCATCTTCTCATTATTATTCTTTTATAACTAATTGAATATGGTTGATTTCGCTAACAGAATTCAAATTCTTGTGAATTGAAAATTCATACAGTTCAGCAGTTACTTGTATTTCCAACTTTTTTATATACCATATGTTCGAATACAAATACAGTGCacattatatagtattataagGTATCAAATTGAACATCATTTACAAAATTTTGTCCATGTTTATATAGTCCATCAAAACAAATGAATTAAATCTGCAGAAATTTCAGAATTGATTGAAGAAACTTGAGCAATAATTGCATCAAGTGCACCCTCATCTTTCAACACATCAGTGTGAGAAACACCAGCAATCTCGATCACCTTAACGGACTGATTCTCCACCCCACCCCACGCAGTCTGCAGAGCCAGCAAGCTCACCATGTTCACCGTGCCATCGCCGTTGCCATAAGCCACCTCCGGCCGCTCatcccacccaccctccccgtAAAACAACGTCTCCGCGGTCTGCACCCCGGTCCCCACCACGCACGTGATGGGGACCCCAGGCGGCGGAGGCAGCCTTTCCACGAGAGGCAAAATGCGCGTTTCATAAGGGCAGACCCCTTGTGGGAACTCAATATCCCTTAGGAAACGCGCCACGTCCGTGCTCGAATACGAGGCATTGGGCGTGACTACGATGGGCCTGGCCCCATCAAACACTGCGGGCGAGGGCATTAACCACAAGTTGCTAGAGGAGCTCCTCTGCTCCTCCCTGACTAGCAAAGGGTCCACTAAGGGCACGCCCAACGTGGTCCCCGATGCAAAAGTCAGCATTTCTTCAACTGTCCCGCCCCACGGGGCGGACAGGGAGATCAAGTGTTTGACACGGTGGCGCCAGGAGGCCGGGGCCCGGTCGAGAAGGTGGAGGGCGAAGAGGCCGCCTAAGCTGTGCGAGACGAGGATCACCGGCTTCCCTCCGTTGGAATCGCTCGCCGATTCGATCAGAGTTTTGAGGTTGTCGAGGAATTCGGAACCGACATTGCAAGGGTGGCCTTGGGCAGCCAATCCATAGCGAAAATCATAGGGTGCGCCGAAGAGGTTTTGGCCGGAAACATAGCCTATTTCTTCCAAGGATCTCACTAGGGATTCcatgtatgatgttatatatCTGAAAATTGCAATAGTGAGACTTTGTTTCACATACTTAGATAATACAATTAATCCAATTCAAGTATGAATGAATTAGAGCTGGCAAAATGGGTCCGGCCCGATGGGCCGGCCCAGCCCGCCCGTGTttagggctgggctgggctgtaCAAAATATAGGCCCAAAAATAATcgggcctaaaaagcccgcccaaTCAACCCGTCGGGCTGATTGAGCCCggggttttcgggctaaaaagcccgcccGATTGAAtttatagaatttatttttattaattttattttaattaagtattctatttttaattttattaatcctAAAATTCTATCTATCCAACCGCTACACCACCCTGCAGCTGCTTTTATTATGCTCCAATGCATATTTCCCAAGAGCAATTTGTTTGGATCtcaataaaaaagaaagagtaataTGTTTGGATTTGCAGTGGTGTATACCTTCAAAATCTTTCCTCCTTCCCTAATGTAACCATAAATCTGAAATGAGGAGATTAAAACGTTTGGTGTTAAAATAGAATTGCTTTTGTTTTTTGCATCCGATTTTCCTACTCTTGCCCCGAAATAATATGTTTCAATGGAAAAAAATGGATTTGATATGATTGGACGTAGGATATTGATTCTGAAAACCTTTAGTTGCATGGAATAGGATTTCaaatatgcaatttaatttcatatttttaaacAGTAAGCTTCATAGTTGAGAATGGagattttgtatttaattttagtttatttaattttttgtaaaaataaaaataggatttagggaaaaaaaattattggacGGGTTTGGCCCGACCGCCCGATAGTCCGATTGAGGCTGGGCTGGGCTTGAAAATTAGAAGCCCGGTCAATTTCGGGTCGGGCCGACCCGGCCCGATCAATCTCAAAAGCCCGCCGGGCCGGGCCGGGTTGGCCCGACCCGCCCGTTTTGCCAGCTCTAATGATGGCATGACAAAGTGGAACAAATTAAAGATACGGAGGCATGCAGTTTTAAATAAGTAAGATGTTAATTGAACAAGTGGACGGATTTTCAGCTTACTTGAGATTGGGATCAAGATAGAGAAGCGAGTCAGTAGAGCCAAAAGAGGGGACTCGAGTCTCAACACCAGGGGCATTATGGTAATCATCAAGATGAGGATCATAATAAATCTTCATCCTCTCACTGAAACATTTGGTGAAGGGTCGGAGCAGCACACTCGGGTCGAACCAGATCCTGAACCACCCATCCGGGTCCTTGTTCAACGGATACCACCGGTTGCACAGCAGGCTTGACGGCTTGTACGTGCCCGTCAGCCGGGCTTCCAGCTGGTTGCCGCCGGCTCCCGGTATTAACACCACCGGGTGCAGCGCCGATGATGCTCTGCACCAGGTGTATAACACCATGGCCAATGAAAATACGGCCACTTTTGAATGTGAATTATGGGAGCTCATGCTTTTTGTCTGTGTGTAGTGAGGTACTAAAGCGTTGGAAGATTGTAGGGTTTTTTATGTGTTTGGATTTGTGGTGGGGAAGCCTTCACGTTTTCATAGCTGAAGACAAACTTCCACCATTAGTTTTGCTCTTCATTTTAGGACCGCTACTGTGAATAGcaatcactctattctaatttttctttttagat harbors:
- the LOC131010690 gene encoding lecithin-cholesterol acyltransferase-like 1, whose translation is MSSHNSHSKVAVFSLAMVLYTWCRASSALHPVVLIPGAGGNQLEARLTGTYKPSSLLCNRWYPLNKDPDGWFRIWFDPSVLLRPFTKCFSERMKIYYDPHLDDYHNAPGVETRVPSFGSTDSLLYLDPNLKYITSYMESLVRSLEEIGYVSGQNLFGAPYDFRYGLAAQGHPCNVGSEFLDNLKTLIESASDSNGGKPVILVSHSLGGLFALHLLDRAPASWRHRVKHLISLSAPWGGTVEEMLTFASGTTLGVPLVDPLLVREEQRSSSSNLWLMPSPAVFDGARPIVVTPNASYSSTDVARFLRDIEFPQGVCPYETRILPLVERLPPPPGVPITCVVGTGVQTAETLFYGEGGWDERPEVAYGNGDGTVNMVSLLALQTAWGGVENQSVKVIEIAGVSHTDVLKDEGALDAIIAQVSSINSEISADLIHLF